Proteins from a genomic interval of Kitasatospora herbaricolor:
- a CDS encoding RHS repeat-associated core domain-containing protein, which translates to MPAQSRTTFDGMGRPVAADFRSMNVLQSRTTTAYPGVDRTDVNPPQGAWPTSTVTDARGRTSELWQYSTPTATGRAADAAVTRYSYTPAGKAAGRVDSVGNTWSYSYDLRGRQTSASDPDTGISTLTYDDASRLDTSTNAKGEVLKYTYDLAGRKTGLYNGPVSTANQLAGWAYDTVQKGKPASSTRYVGGSSGQAYTNAVTSYDNGYHPTGTSITMPGTEVGQAAGTTYTYSATSQYDPITGNPKLVTLPTVGGVPQDKLAYAYNDYGLMYSYAGATTYDVQTAYDAFGRPIRSTVNPWGTQVVSTTDYDKATGRVLGQYLDYQPQLKGAVNQTTYTYNPAGAITSITDIPDNTPTATDRQCFTYDVLGRLTTAWTDTGGITKPDVLQSKTQDQGACTNTTPTNGAVAPATNTVGGANPYWQDYTYDPTGNRTSLTSHGSAGAPAVLDPSQVTQISAAADGSQTWGVGLANGKVWTSAQNADGTWAPFSDLMVRAGALANVESVSAAVSDGKLQVMAVAGGKIWHTLRRADGSWQPWGDVFSVVGALAQPSQLALTATTSGLEVLTFSGGKLWHTVRLASGSWQAQGWGDVYSVVGPLTSPSQMAAAATASGLEIMASASGKLWHTVRMPNGQWQVQGWGDVYSVTGALSGALTGSGQLALASTTGGLQTIALAGGKPWWAVRDSAGQWAPWADLTAAAGTVAAPTTVGAVGSGADLKLLLAGSGQLNYTKRDGTSNVWSPWSLLKQPPTTDTTTTSTYPAAGTRNTPTAAANTGGGTGGAHALLNSTLTSPGGSETTAYQYDAAGNTTRTGKNSTGAAALTWNSEGKLASYTAPGQITGIAGKCIATAGGSSANGSNLQINNCSSGGSQLYTTADNTLGTLGKCAQAMGTTTGAAVQLQNCDKSAAQTWTARADKTLYNPTSGRCLAVPGDVTTSSTALALGDCATTVPAGQKWTLPNTTTTYLYDADGNQLIRRNPDKTTINLGTDELTLDTATKTNPIGTRYYPIPGGMTIVRTGVGTAPGTFVVQNTDHHGTNTTSVDLNTGAINRRPADPFGNPRGTQPAPGAWTGDKGYVGGTKDDTTKLTNLGARQYEPTTGRFINPDPLLAAGDPQQWNGYAYSNNNPVNLTDPSGLRPEGKCSGTCQDGSLETWEGGPGNWQYNNIADDATGGTQTWQHIDFKNNDRSFSIKGSIIKSKPKSTGPAVTAKGYPRIRFQEKMGPLDLGWGWLGGVLPADLYFLDGDHLMDQVRKLQHVTDIEKQLRYGDIINMPVGATVNAPYSIGSYSQEQISSLFWQDVTSLVDIPKISSSWADDRSRTKMLLGSFNMTYKIVGRDEKNGVSTVQFEISNRTSVESGTRPPGSGGYSGAKSNAGAAGALKSAGVHDVTEHFLWMEQIRWPRFEAVK; encoded by the coding sequence GTGCCCGCGCAGTCCCGCACCACCTTCGACGGGATGGGACGGCCGGTCGCCGCGGACTTCCGATCGATGAACGTGCTGCAGAGCCGGACCACCACCGCCTACCCGGGGGTCGACCGAACCGACGTCAATCCCCCGCAGGGCGCCTGGCCCACCAGCACCGTCACGGACGCCCGCGGGCGCACCAGCGAACTGTGGCAGTACAGCACCCCCACCGCCACCGGCCGGGCCGCGGACGCCGCGGTCACCCGGTACAGCTACACACCGGCAGGCAAGGCCGCCGGCCGGGTGGACTCGGTCGGGAACACCTGGAGTTACAGCTACGACCTGCGTGGTCGGCAGACCAGCGCCTCCGACCCGGACACCGGTATCTCCACCCTCACATACGACGACGCTTCACGGCTCGACACGAGCACGAACGCCAAGGGCGAGGTCCTCAAGTACACCTACGACCTGGCCGGACGTAAGACCGGCCTCTACAACGGGCCCGTGAGCACCGCCAACCAGCTCGCCGGATGGGCCTACGACACGGTCCAGAAGGGCAAGCCCGCCTCCTCCACCCGCTACGTCGGCGGCAGCAGCGGGCAGGCCTACACGAACGCCGTCACCAGCTACGACAACGGTTACCACCCCACTGGCACCAGCATCACCATGCCCGGTACCGAGGTCGGGCAGGCTGCAGGAACGACCTACACCTACAGCGCCACCAGCCAGTACGACCCGATCACAGGAAACCCGAAGCTCGTCACGCTCCCCACGGTGGGAGGAGTGCCGCAGGACAAGCTGGCCTACGCCTACAACGACTACGGCCTGATGTACTCCTACGCCGGAGCAACGACCTACGACGTGCAGACGGCGTACGACGCCTTCGGGCGGCCCATCCGCTCGACAGTGAACCCGTGGGGCACGCAGGTGGTCTCCACCACCGACTACGACAAGGCCACCGGCCGCGTCCTCGGCCAGTACCTGGACTACCAACCCCAGCTCAAGGGTGCGGTGAACCAGACTACCTACACCTACAACCCCGCCGGCGCGATCACCTCGATCACCGACATCCCCGACAACACCCCCACCGCGACCGACCGTCAGTGCTTCACCTACGACGTCCTCGGCCGCCTGACCACCGCCTGGACCGACACCGGGGGCATCACCAAGCCCGACGTGCTCCAGAGCAAGACCCAGGACCAGGGCGCCTGCACCAACACCACCCCCACGAACGGAGCGGTCGCCCCCGCCACAAACACCGTCGGCGGCGCCAACCCCTACTGGCAGGACTACACCTACGACCCCACCGGTAACCGCACCAGCCTCACCTCCCACGGCTCCGCCGGCGCACCGGCCGTTCTCGACCCCTCGCAGGTCACGCAGATCAGCGCCGCGGCCGACGGTTCCCAGACCTGGGGTGTGGGGTTGGCGAACGGGAAGGTGTGGACGTCCGCGCAGAACGCGGACGGCACCTGGGCGCCCTTCAGCGACCTGATGGTCCGCGCCGGTGCCCTTGCGAACGTGGAGTCCGTCTCGGCGGCGGTGAGTGACGGCAAGCTGCAGGTCATGGCCGTCGCGGGCGGCAAGATCTGGCACACCCTGCGCAGGGCCGACGGCAGCTGGCAGCCCTGGGGCGATGTCTTCAGCGTTGTCGGAGCGCTCGCTCAGCCCAGCCAGTTGGCTCTCACCGCCACCACGTCGGGGCTGGAGGTTCTCACCTTCTCCGGCGGCAAGCTGTGGCACACGGTTCGTCTGGCCAGCGGTTCCTGGCAGGCGCAGGGCTGGGGGGATGTCTACAGCGTCGTCGGGCCCCTCACCAGTCCGAGTCAGATGGCTGCGGCGGCCACCGCTTCCGGCCTGGAGATCATGGCCTCGGCGAGCGGCAAGTTGTGGCACACCGTCCGGATGCCCAACGGTCAGTGGCAGGTCCAGGGTTGGGGTGACGTCTACAGCGTCACCGGCGCGCTGAGTGGTGCACTCACCGGGTCAGGGCAGCTGGCCCTCGCCAGCACCACCGGGGGCCTGCAGACCATCGCTCTCGCCGGTGGAAAGCCCTGGTGGGCGGTGCGCGACTCCGCCGGCCAGTGGGCGCCCTGGGCAGACCTGACCGCCGCTGCGGGTACCGTCGCCGCACCCACCACCGTTGGTGCGGTCGGCTCCGGAGCCGACCTCAAGCTCCTCCTCGCCGGTTCCGGGCAGCTCAACTACACCAAGCGTGATGGCACCAGCAATGTCTGGTCGCCCTGGTCGCTCCTCAAGCAGCCGCCGACCACGGACACGACCACCACCTCCACCTATCCCGCGGCCGGTACCCGCAACACCCCCACCGCCGCGGCCAACACCGGCGGCGGAACCGGCGGGGCCCACGCCCTGCTGAACTCCACCCTCACCAGTCCGGGCGGCAGCGAGACCACCGCCTACCAGTACGACGCCGCCGGCAACACCACCCGCACCGGGAAAAACAGCACCGGCGCCGCCGCCCTCACCTGGAACAGCGAGGGCAAACTCGCCAGCTACACCGCCCCCGGCCAGATCACCGGCATCGCCGGCAAATGCATAGCCACCGCCGGCGGCAGCTCCGCGAACGGCAGCAACCTCCAGATCAACAACTGCTCCAGCGGCGGAAGCCAGCTCTACACCACCGCCGACAACACGCTCGGCACACTCGGCAAGTGCGCCCAGGCCATGGGCACCACCACCGGCGCGGCCGTCCAGCTCCAGAACTGCGACAAGTCCGCGGCCCAGACCTGGACCGCCCGCGCCGACAAGACCCTCTACAATCCGACCTCCGGCCGCTGCCTCGCCGTCCCCGGCGACGTCACCACCAGCAGCACCGCCCTGGCCCTCGGGGACTGCGCCACCACCGTGCCCGCCGGGCAGAAGTGGACCCTCCCCAACACCACCACCACCTACCTCTACGACGCCGACGGCAACCAGCTCATCCGCCGCAACCCCGACAAGACCACCATCAACCTCGGCACCGACGAACTCACCCTCGACACCGCCACCAAGACCAACCCGATCGGCACCCGGTACTACCCCATCCCCGGCGGCATGACCATAGTCCGCACCGGAGTCGGCACCGCCCCGGGCACCTTCGTCGTCCAGAACACCGACCACCACGGCACCAACACCACCAGCGTCGACCTCAACACCGGCGCCATCAACCGCCGCCCCGCCGACCCCTTCGGCAACCCCCGCGGCACCCAACCCGCCCCCGGCGCCTGGACCGGCGACAAGGGCTACGTCGGAGGAACCAAGGACGACACCACCAAACTCACCAACCTCGGCGCCCGCCAGTACGAACCCACCACCGGCCGCTTCATCAACCCCGACCCTCTCCTTGCCGCAGGCGACCCCCAGCAATGGAACGGCTACGCCTACAGCAACAACAACCCCGTCAACCTCACCGATCCCAGTGGCCTGCGCCCTGAGGGAAAATGCAGCGGCACTTGTCAGGACGGCAGCCTGGAAACATGGGAGGGAGGTCCAGGAAACTGGCAATACAACAATATCGCCGACGATGCAACGGGCGGAACGCAAACTTGGCAGCATATCGACTTCAAGAACAATGACCGCTCGTTCTCCATCAAGGGCAGCATTATAAAGTCAAAGCCGAAGAGCACTGGCCCCGCCGTAACAGCTAAGGGATATCCTCGGATCCGCTTCCAGGAAAAGATGGGGCCCTTGGATTTGGGCTGGGGGTGGCTCGGCGGAGTATTGCCTGCAGATTTGTATTTCCTGGACGGCGACCATCTCATGGATCAAGTGAGGAAGCTCCAGCATGTCACGGATATCGAAAAGCAACTGCGATACGGCGATATCATAAATATGCCAGTGGGCGCCACTGTAAATGCGCCATACAGTATCGGAAGTTATTCTCAGGAGCAAATCTCTTCACTGTTCTGGCAGGATGTTACATCCTTGGTTGACATACCGAAGATCTCGTCCAGCTGGGCGGACGACCGGAGTCGAACCAAGATGCTCCTCGGGAGCTTTAATATGACCTATAAAATCGTCGGGCGCGACGAGAAGAACGGGGTTTCCACGGTCCAGTTCGAGATCAGCAACCGAACCAGCGTCGAGTCTGGCACCCGTCCACCCGGTAGTGGCGGGTACTCGGGAGCCAAGAGCAATGCCGGAGCTGCGGGTGCGCTAAAATCTGCGGGTGTCCATGACGTAACTGAGCACTTTCTCTGGATGGAGCAGATTCGGTGGCCCCGATTCGAAGCAGTCAAATAA
- a CDS encoding ATP-binding protein: MPAPDEWDKTFGDARLCAAIADRITFRCTLIQTGTESYRYQATQESLFTAQS; this comes from the coding sequence GTGCCAGCCCCAGATGAATGGGACAAGACCTTCGGAGACGCCCGCCTCTGCGCGGCCATCGCCGACCGGATCACCTTCCGCTGCACGCTGATCCAGACCGGCACCGAGTCCTACCGCTACCAGGCCACCCAGGAATCCCTCTTCACCGCTCAGAGCTGA
- a CDS encoding IS481 family transposase, giving the protein MLEVLDGSPITEVAQRYGVSRQSVYTWKAKYAAGGFEGLREASRRPRTSPTRLPAEVESLVCEMRRSHPRRGARRIAFEIERTGTKPAPSRATVHRVLNRNGLVRPQEQQHRRKYKWWQRETPMHLWQLDLVGGIYLADGRECKMLTGIDDHSRFIVVADVLTVPSGRAVADAFVRAMRIHGVPAEVLTDNGKQFTGRYTRPRPAEVLFERVCWENGIGAKLTKPYSPTTTGKIERWHRTLRRELLDDCGPFASLAAAQAAIGEWVQTYNHLRPHQALDMATPASLFRPNPQPEPVKVVPAQRSEAAPVPAESAPPAPVMTPSAGAVEFDTVVPAGGQVSIIPSVQRIRLGAERAGLRVRIWADENTVHVLVNGEVVKTVASNLDAEHLHQLKLRGARPAGPPPALPAVDRLGDLPAGHALELETHR; this is encoded by the coding sequence GTGCTGGAGGTACTTGACGGTTCGCCGATCACGGAGGTCGCCCAGCGGTATGGGGTCTCGCGGCAGTCGGTCTACACGTGGAAGGCGAAGTACGCCGCGGGTGGCTTCGAGGGTCTGCGGGAGGCATCGCGTAGGCCGCGGACGAGTCCGACCAGGTTGCCGGCTGAGGTGGAGTCCCTGGTCTGCGAGATGCGCCGGTCCCATCCACGCAGGGGAGCGCGACGGATCGCCTTCGAGATCGAGCGGACCGGCACGAAGCCCGCTCCGTCGCGGGCCACGGTCCACAGGGTCCTGAACCGCAACGGTCTCGTGCGCCCACAGGAACAGCAGCACCGGCGCAAGTACAAGTGGTGGCAGCGCGAGACCCCGATGCACCTGTGGCAGCTCGACCTGGTCGGCGGGATCTACCTCGCCGACGGGCGCGAGTGCAAGATGCTCACCGGGATCGACGACCACTCGCGCTTCATCGTGGTCGCCGATGTGCTCACCGTCCCCTCCGGCAGGGCGGTCGCCGACGCGTTCGTGCGGGCCATGCGGATCCACGGGGTGCCGGCCGAAGTGCTCACGGACAACGGCAAGCAGTTCACCGGCCGCTACACGCGGCCCAGGCCCGCAGAAGTGCTGTTCGAGCGGGTCTGCTGGGAGAACGGGATCGGCGCAAAGCTGACCAAGCCGTACTCACCGACGACCACCGGCAAGATCGAACGTTGGCACCGGACCCTGCGACGGGAACTGCTCGACGACTGCGGGCCGTTCGCGTCCCTCGCGGCAGCCCAGGCCGCCATCGGCGAGTGGGTTCAGACCTACAACCACCTCCGCCCGCACCAGGCCCTCGACATGGCCACACCTGCCAGCCTGTTCCGCCCCAACCCGCAGCCGGAACCCGTAAAGGTCGTGCCTGCCCAGCGGTCCGAGGCCGCGCCCGTGCCCGCTGAGTCGGCCCCGCCGGCGCCGGTGATGACGCCGTCGGCTGGCGCGGTCGAGTTCGACACCGTGGTCCCGGCTGGCGGCCAGGTCAGCATCATCCCTTCAGTCCAGCGCATCCGACTCGGCGCCGAGCGGGCTGGCCTGCGAGTCCGGATCTGGGCCGACGAGAACACCGTCCACGTCCTGGTGAACGGCGAGGTGGTCAAGACGGTGGCGTCCAACCTCGATGCCGAGCACCTCCACCAGCTCAAACTCCGCGGAGCGCGCCCGGCCGGGCCTCCACCGGCTCTCCCTGCCGTCGACCGCCTGGGTGACCTCCCAGCCGGCCACGCGCTGGAGCTCGAAACGCACCGCTGA
- a CDS encoding transposase family protein produces MLPHLAGVVVELVERAAAGVVTMNARARSASADCPHCGSASHRVHGRYMRRLADAAVGGANVVIELLVRRFKCPNPSCPAVTFAEQIAGLTSPHARYRCVIS; encoded by the coding sequence TTGCTTCCTCATCTGGCCGGTGTCGTGGTGGAGTTGGTCGAGCGGGCTGCGGCCGGGGTGGTCACGATGAATGCGCGGGCCCGCTCGGCGAGTGCGGACTGTCCGCACTGCGGTAGTGCGTCGCACCGGGTGCACGGCCGCTACATGCGACGGCTCGCGGATGCCGCGGTCGGTGGCGCCAACGTGGTGATCGAGCTGCTGGTGCGGCGGTTCAAGTGCCCGAACCCGTCGTGTCCGGCGGTGACATTCGCCGAGCAGATCGCGGGACTGACGAGCCCGCATGCCCGCTACAGGTGCGTCATCAGTTGA
- a CDS encoding tyrosine-type recombinase/integrase: MARLQVIAVGAVPQGPLTADPWKFQTECVEAFVASWRARGFSPVTIDNDIGLLERTLAALGRPAWEVTPEDIDRVVGDLALQGRKSSTRREYVQIFKGFHRFLQVRKAAEVEAAFGVRLVCPVDEFNASRHVGDDSPALLPPPTPERVEEFFEFLKQRIATARKYAPAARDYALFRTLYHAGLRSEEASLLEKPDAHFSRGPFGKLHVRFGKGAHTSGPRPRWVPMLDGLDLVLRWFLDDVRPKFPDSTVLFADESGGSLHRGTIRNRLRYLMELEGRPAVERFSPHALRRACATHNYERGVDLVAIQQMLGHWTVSSSMPWRGRSGARWTGPAAVSGRSPPVCCRPPGAVARRCSVP, encoded by the coding sequence GTGGCTCGGCTGCAGGTCATCGCGGTCGGGGCCGTCCCGCAGGGACCATTGACGGCGGATCCGTGGAAGTTCCAAACGGAGTGCGTCGAGGCGTTTGTCGCCTCCTGGCGGGCGCGCGGGTTCAGCCCGGTGACCATCGACAACGACATCGGGCTGCTGGAGCGGACGCTGGCCGCACTGGGTCGGCCGGCCTGGGAGGTGACGCCGGAGGACATCGACCGGGTGGTCGGTGATCTTGCGCTCCAGGGGCGGAAGTCGTCGACCCGGCGCGAGTATGTGCAGATCTTCAAGGGGTTCCACCGGTTCCTGCAGGTCCGCAAGGCGGCCGAGGTCGAGGCCGCGTTTGGGGTGCGGCTGGTCTGCCCGGTCGATGAGTTCAACGCCTCCCGGCATGTCGGTGACGATTCCCCGGCTCTGCTGCCGCCGCCGACGCCGGAGCGGGTGGAGGAGTTCTTCGAGTTCCTGAAGCAGCGGATCGCCACCGCCAGGAAGTACGCACCCGCCGCGCGGGACTACGCGCTGTTCCGGACGCTGTATCACGCTGGCCTGCGGTCAGAGGAGGCCTCGCTGCTGGAGAAGCCGGACGCGCATTTCTCGCGCGGCCCGTTCGGCAAGCTCCACGTCCGGTTTGGCAAAGGCGCCCACACTTCCGGACCGCGGCCGCGCTGGGTGCCGATGCTGGACGGCCTGGACCTGGTGCTGCGATGGTTCCTGGACGACGTGCGGCCCAAGTTCCCCGACTCGACGGTGCTGTTCGCCGACGAGTCGGGCGGCAGCCTGCACCGCGGAACGATCCGCAACCGGCTTCGGTATCTCATGGAGCTGGAAGGCCGGCCTGCGGTTGAGCGGTTCAGCCCGCATGCCTTGCGGAGGGCCTGCGCGACCCACAACTACGAGCGCGGTGTCGACCTGGTCGCGATCCAGCAGATGCTCGGTCACTGGACCGTCAGCTCGTCGATGCCGTGGCGCGGGCGAAGCGGCGCACGGTGGACCGGTCCAGCCGCAGTGTCCGGCAGATCTCCTCCAGTGTGCTGCCGCCCTCCAGGAGCTGTCGCACGGCGGTGTAGCGTTCCCTGA